ATGGCCCAACTTGAGGTGACGCAAACTCTGCTCATAGTCTATATAGCCGGATATTAGAAAGCCCTTGGAGTTGCGGGTGCTGACAAAGATAATGCTCTAAGTCGGGATATATCAGGAACATATTTTAAGCATttcacaaagaaaaagaaagtgtGGAAAACCCTCACCGAAATCTCTTTCACAGCATTGAGTTTCTCGCGCTCGGCGAGCGCAATGACCAACGGATCATTGGcaattttgtgctgcttgAAAAGGAAATGTGTGCCCAAAGGACCCTTTGCTTGTTCCTTCTTAAACTTTGACTCGCTCAACACAATCGTCCCAGGTTGGGTTTTAAGCGGCACCAAAAGCTGCATGGCCCGTTCACTTGTCAAGTACCTTCTGTCCTCCAGCCTGACAAAAGTATTTAGATAGTCCTCATACTCGTACTTGGCCAAAGTTTGCGCCATAAGACgttcctttttggccaaagcttcgcttggcttttccttttccacgCTCAAACTTATGTGAGAGAATGCACTGATGTCGTACTTGCTGCTCTTGTCTGATTTTAGACTTTGATTATCGTAATTACCCTGAATTAAGCGAGTGATGCTCGGGCGAGTCGATCGCAGGCCAGAGAACCAGCTGGTTGAGGCTTTTCCTAGTGTGCCCGGTGAGGAGTCATCAACAGAGACGCTATAACTAACCTGACGGTTCCAGTGGGAGTCCACCGGAAAAGATGTGGCCAGACTGGGCATGGGCGTTCCCAGTGAGCGACCACCGACGGACATGGTGAAGCTCTGCTTGGCTCCCAGGGTTTTCCAACCATCATCAGATGTGGACGAACTATCGTAAGACATGTTGAAGTTACGGATTTAGCTGAttgcaagaaaatatatattatgtgGAATACTCtagtgtttttgtgtgcgtgtaacGAGGAAAAGATCAATTGAGTGTGAAATTTCCATGCCGCCTAGATGTCAAATGTATCGATCTCCAATTACATTGAAAGTGAGAACAAAGCTTTCAGGCCGCAAGCACACAGCAGGTGGACGAAAGCAATTGGGTTTTGTATGTATGGCAAAGTGCTCGGAGCTTTTCGGCTATGTCTATCTCGTTCTGCCCTCAGCTATGATCCACGATTCATGCCAAATGATTCACATACATGAAAGCTCTACGCGATTAAGACTCAGCGTCTAAGCGCACCTTAAAGCTTAGAACATGCAAATCAACTGCAGGTACCAAGCGAAGAAGGGGGATAAAGAATCGAAAGAACGGTCTCCGCTGCCATGAGGTGTAGGTGAGATTTGTATCTACAGTGGGCAGGGACCGCAAGTAAGAGTTATGAAGGCTAAATTTAAGTTGATAAATCAATGTGAAGGAAATATGTTAcagcaacataaaatatactgaaaaGTATATTTCAGTCTTAAGATTGcaatttttactttaaaaCTTATAACAGTTACGGTCTCTGACATTGAGCACTGAACAATAATTATGATTTACGCTAATCTTCAATAATATGATTTATCTATGATATTTATTATGCTTAACCCGACATTTCATTAAGTACCTCTCGGATTTTCCcatcaaaaatgtacaaaatcacacaaaactctacaacaaacaaaaacacaacaacactTGAATACACAAATAAAGACTAAttacagcaaaaagcaacactCCAAACGCCACACACTAGACACTTCTTACACCCCCAAATGGGCACTCAACAAGTGGACTTCAGTGTCTTGAATTTCGAAACCTACAATGACTACATCAACTCCTTTACCACTGCCGACGATGAACGCTTTTTGAGCAATCGAAAGGTGATCAAGTCCATTGTGCAGCTGGGGTACCGCACCACCAAAGTGCCGTACGATCAGGATGAGTTCGATCGGCGTGTAAATATTGCTGAGCAGGCCCTCAGACCAAAGACCACTAAGGTTGGGCTGCTGGGTGATTTTATGTCGCCCACGAATACGGATCCAGTGCTGCTAGAGTTTAAACGACGCGAGATACCCAATTTGAATAAGTATTTATCGGTaagtgcagggcagggctaCCAATCGTAATCATTTCTATTGCTTTGCTTCCCCCACAGACCATTGTGTTTACTTCCTATCAAGCGAAAGACGGATCTGAGATCTCAGGCTACATAGATCTGGAATGCAGTTGGCGCCATGCTGGGAGCGATATCAAGAAAATCGACTGGAAGTGCGTCTTTGAGGGGCGTTGCCGTGTGAAGGCCATGCCCCATCATCTGAGCTACTCGAATCCACGCTACAACATGGTCAAGTACACGGACAGTGATAACTATTTGGTGATGCACGATCATCATTATGGTCTGTTGTTTATGCACAAGGGCGATCGCAAAATAGTCACAGTGGGTGGGCAATACAATTTGTATtcgaaaaatgccaaacggtCGATGGTGTACTCACCCAAGCTGGGCTATGTGGTGTTCTACGATCATATTGTGCGCAAGAAGGTGTAAGGCTTGAAGCGGAAAGCCATCAAAATTCAATTCTGTAAACTGTGGAATTTCCGGAAGAGCTAACAGCCGGAAGGACCAGATCTCTTCCGTTCAAATTTAAGTGTAAATGTAGTACGAACATTAaaacatgaaatatttatcgTAATAGCGCAGAACATTTTATTGGACACGATCCAAGTGGTGCGCTCTACAGCTCTCTTTTTCCCTAGATCCCTCTGTTCCGTTATTGTTTAGAATATGTTGAGCAAAACAAACCCCAGAGTGTgtgctctccactctctctctctttctctctcgcttttaaTTTTAGCATAGCTCTAGTTCCGATTCTGTTACGAATTCTGCACTCATTGCATTGCAGACCTCCGAGCCACACAGTTTGTGGTGAAATATTTTTTCGCGCTGCAAGTTTTACATCATCAGTCATCAAGAAAATCCTACTTCAAATGGAAAATCCAAAGTTATAGTACATCTGAAAATGTGGCCATTATACAACCTATATTTAGTGCTGTGTCTGTTGTCATTAGCCCGAGCTAGACAGCATTTTATGGTGGGTAAGTAGCACCACACGAAATTGGGTCACTGTCTTCCCACAGACCCTGTCGCTACCTTTTTTGGCGTACATTTTTCTAGGCAGCATTTTTACATCGGACAAAGATGAAgcagaaattgcatttcgcaCCGCAGTGGATCGTGCAAATATATTGGAAAGAAATATAGAACTTGTGCCTATTGTTGTGTATGCTAATACGGATGATAGTTTTATTATGGAAAAGATGGGTAAGTTAGCAACTAATGGGAGAACTAGAAATAATCTCTTGCATCTCTCCTCTTGCAGtgtgcaatttaatttcccaaGGGGTTATAGCTATATTTGGACCCAGTACAGGCAGCAGTTCGggtaaacaaagcaaatacaacaaaacaaatagaGACTAGAACGTTTTGTTAATGTTTTTGCAGATATCATAGCTTCTATTTGCAACACCTTGGACATACCACACATTGTCTATGATTGGCTGCCCAATGAGTCCATACCGGATCGACAGCACTCCACCATGACGCTAAATGTGCATCCCGATAATCTTTTGCTATCCCAGGGATTTGCCGAAATAGTACAGAGCTTTGGCTGGCGTAGCTTTACGATTATTTATGAGGGGGATAGAGGTAAGTAGAATCCCTCTAAGTCTTATTTTGAACTCATTCCTGTCTGCCTGTTAGAGCTCCAGCAACTGCAGGATATTTTGCAAATTGGTGAACCCAGCAACATGCCCACGACAATGAAACAGCTTGGCCCAGATGAGGACTTTAGGCCCTTTTTAAAGGAAATTAAACTTTCCACCGATAACTGTTTGATTGTGCATTGTTCGCCCACGAATCTGTTGAGCCTCCTGCAGCAGGCCAACGAACTGAAAATGCTGGGCGAGTATCAGGTGCAGTTTTATGGCTAAAAGTATAACAGATCCATGTAATTATCTGTAATCTTTGCAGAGTGTTTTTATACCCCTgctggacacacacactgtggACTTTGGTGATCTCTCAGGCGTGGATGCCAATATAACGACAGTACGTCTGATGGATCCCACAGATTTTCACATCAAGAATGTCATACACGACTGGGAGGAGCGTGAGAAAAGGGAGGGACGTTACTACAAAGTTGAACCTGGGAGGGTTAAAACCATGATGATACTGATCAACGATGCAGTTTGGCTGTTCTCCAAGGGCTTGACGGAACTGGGCATACTGGAAGAACTAACAGCACCAGAGGTGGAGTGCAAGAGGAAAAAATCCTGGCCACATGGAAGACGTATTATAGAATTTATGAAGGCGGTAAAGATAGCCCCTCAAAGATACTTCTCTGACTTGATTTAACTGTCTCTTATGTAGCGCTCTGATGAGGCCTCCACGGGTCGCATTGACTTCAATGAGTATGGACAGCGCAGCTTCTTTACCCTACGCTTCATGGAGGTGAATGCTGGTGGGTACCTGGATCTGGCCACCTGGGATCCCGTCAACGGTTTGGACATACTCAACGATGATGAGGAGAGCGAAAAGCGTGTGGGTCAAAAGTTGTCcaacaaaacttttattaTATCCTCACGTTTGGGTGCGCCTTTTCTTACACTAAAAGAACCCGAGGAGGGGGAAGTGCTGTATGGTAATGCCCGCTACGAGGGCTACTCCATAGACCTCATAGATGCCATCGCTCAGATGCTAAATTTTAAATACGAATTTCGCATGTCACCCGACGGCAGATATGGCTCCCTGAATCAAGCCACGCAAACGTGGGATGGCATCGTAAAGCAGCTGATCGATGGGGTAACTACAGATTGTAATctagaaaatatattatttaacgATCTGCTTTCTAGAACGCTGACCTTGGCATTTGTGATCTGACAATGACCTCATCGCGACGTCAGGCTGTGGATTTTACGCCACCCTTTATGACGCTGGGCATTAGCATTTTGTTCTCCAAGCCGCCCATACCGCCAACAGATTTATTCTCATTTCTGTCACCCTTTTCTTTGGATGTTTGGATCTATATGGGTTCGGCGTACCTGTTTAtatcgctgctgctctttgcgcTGGCTCGCATGGCGCCCGATGACTGGGAGAATCCGCATCCGTGCAAGGAACCAGAAGAAGTAGAGAACATCTGGACCATAATGAACACCACCTGGCTGTCGATTGGCTCGTTGATGGGACAGGGCTGTGATATATTGCCCAAGTGAGTGGAGAGTTtgcttgaaaatattttaattaatattttgattatttttaggGCTGCCTCCACCCGTTTAGTGACTGGCATGTGGTGGTTCTTTGCTCTGATGATGTTAAACTCCTATACGGCCAatttggctgcctttttgaCCAACTCACGGCAGGGCAACTCCATCAGCAGTGCCGAAGACCTGGCAGCGCAGACCAAGATAAAATATGGTGCCATGCTGGGTGGTTCCACTTTGGGGTTCTTTCGCGACTCGAACTTTACGACTTACCAAAAGATGTGGACCGCCATGGAGAGTGCCAGTCCGTCGGTGTTTACCAAAACGAATGACGAAGGTGTGGAGCGGgtgcaaaagggcaaaaatctCTATGCCTTCATGATGGAGTCCACCACACTTGAGTACAATGTGGAGCGAAAGTGCGACCTGGTGCAAATCGGCGGATGGTTGGACTACAAAAGCTATGGCATTGCCATGCCATTCAGTGAGTACATAGACTGAGCAGGAATTACTCTTCATAAAATCGGAAATTATGTTAATTCCCTTCTTAGATTCTCCGTATCGCAAACAGATCAGCGGCGCAGTCCTGAAGCTTGGGGAGCTGGGCAACCTGGCGGAGCTGAAGCGCAAGTGGTGGAAGGAGATGCATGGCGGTGGTAGCTGTGAGAAGAGCGAGGACGGTGGCGGCGATACGCCCGAACTGGGTCTGGAGAATGTCGGCGGTGTATTCCTGGTCCTGGGTTTGGGTCTGCTCTCGGCCATGGTTCTGGGCTGCACGGAATTCTTTTGGAATGTCAAATCGGTGGCCATTGAAGAGAAGATCTCCCTGAAGGAAGCTTTACGCTCGGAGGCTCTGTTTGCCATGAAAATTTGGATTACCACCAAGCCAGTGCACACCAGCTCGGGTTCCGGcagctcttcctcctcctccagttcGAGCTCTTCTTCAAAGTCTGGCAAATCCCGTTCAAGTCGTTCCAAACCCTCCTCGAAATCACAGCCTTTATCCATGAAGAGTCTCAAGAGCTTGGTCGAGCCCGATGTAGAGGCTTCTGTGCACAATAAGCTGAAGAAAATCGGTTCCATGTTCTCATTGAAGTCCCATAAGACAGCCACGCCTCCGCCAGAAATTGGCTGGAAAGTCGACAAGTCTACGCAAATGGATGAAGTTCTGGATGAGCCCGAAGAAGAACCAGAGATTATGCCATTGCCAGAGCAGCCACACCAcagacatcatcatcatcatcaccatcatcgccatcaccaccatcatcagcaggaacaggagcagcaactaGAGCAGGATTTGGAGGCAGCGAAGAATCAGCGTACCAGCAAATTGAGTAACGGTGTGCCGTAGGACCTTAAATTACATCAAATTCGTTTCATTAGTacttaaaacaaatatttacagacaCTTTTCGTATCAAATGCCCCATTAATAAAGTTCAATTCATTTCTCAAATGGGTTTCCTAAGACTTAATACCCTACAAAACTTTTTAACAAGTATTCTTACTAAAATTAGCTAAAAATTAATATCGTAATTATCTTACCATAATCAGCCCTTTAGTCCAAggaaaaagcatttaaatattcccttgtgttcaaaataaaaatttcaatGCGGGTTCTATATGAAATTCTTGAGTCCTCAAAGCCCTAAAAAATTCCTTTATGGGGAGTTTCATCCTTTTCTTAATTTTCTACCATACAAACatgaaatttcaaatgaattatAATCTATTTAGAATTATTTCTTTAAGAACTATCTTATTATACAAACCTTTCCTGCTGCGTatactttatttttaatatggGAATTTAGTTAATTAATAAGTCCCGTCATATTTCTAGGggtttttgtcatttttatttgctttttttaattttttttttttttttttttttttttttcatttttttcattctttttttgtattttataattgcttcgtttaattaaattaaattaaattattttggaCATCAATAAATTGCTTAAATCATTTGTGATTGCTTTTTTCATTGATTGCAATTCTAATAAGATATTAAGTCATGTCGTCATGCCGAAAGTTAATTAATGATTGCGATATTGCATATTTGAAATACTTAAGAATTTCATTGACATTACACTGCTCCGAGCTTTCTTTTTTCgcttgttttttatatttataatataatataatttacgtttattttttaaacatttaaatgttagATAAATTATTTGCAAAGCTAATTGAATACGTTTAGTGTTTCATTCAGTTTTTTAAGGTacattatttgttgcttttcctcctgtgttttttgtgttttctgttttatctttttttggattttctgTTGAGCTTCTAACGCACAATTTGCTAAGTCTTTACTACtaatattataatatatatatcaCTAAATATATGagtgtatatttatatatcatacaaaaatacatagcTTTGTGTAACTGCATTAGAGAGGAGAATCTATGAGAATACTTGGACAAATGGAGTTAGAAACGGAATGAGAAAGCCAAGATATTACATTTGTTAACAATTATGGGAAGTTTCTACAGTTAAAGTTAAAGatttatatatacacaaaa
The sequence above is a segment of the Drosophila subobscura isolate 14011-0131.10 chromosome U, UCBerk_Dsub_1.0, whole genome shotgun sequence genome. Coding sequences within it:
- the LOC117901986 gene encoding cilia- and flagella-associated protein 299 isoform X1, which gives rise to MSYDSSSTSDDGWKTLGAKQSFTMSVGGRSLGTPMPSLATSFPVDSHWNRQVSYSVSVDDSSPGTLGKASTSWFSGLRSTRPSITRLIQGNYDNQSLKSDKSSKYDISAFSHISLSVEKEKPSEALAKKERLMAQTLAKYEYEDYLNTFVRLEDRRYLTSERAMQLLVPLKTQPGTIVLSESKFKKEQAKGPLGTHFLFKQHKIANDPLVIALAEREKLNAVKEISSIIFVSTRNSKGFLISGYIDYEQSLRHLKLGHHSEHDWVNIFAGNQRLEPTEQDLSFIAWKTGKVSYNNSDNYKIMPDAIKGLCFQHKGDGCVINIEKRMTDDNPQCTYVESPKNDSIIIYDHRIRRKN
- the LOC117901986 gene encoding uncharacterized protein LOC117901986 isoform X2 — its product is MSYDSSSTSDDGWKTLGAKQSFTMSVGGRSLGTPMPSLATSFPVDSHWNRQVSYSVSVDDSSPGTLGKASTSWFSGLRSTRPSITRLIQGNYDNQSLKSDKSSKYDISAFSHISLSVEKEKPSEALAKKERLMAQTLAKYEYEDYLNTFVRLEDRRYLTSERAMQLLVPLKTQPGTIVLSESKFKKEQAKGPLGTHFLFKQHKIANDPLVIALAEREKLNAVKEISHPQLQGLSNIRLYRL
- the LOC117901988 gene encoding cilia- and flagella-associated protein 299 — protein: MGTQQVDFSVLNFETYNDYINSFTTADDERFLSNRKVIKSIVQLGYRTTKVPYDQDEFDRRVNIAEQALRPKTTKVGLLGDFMSPTNTDPVLLEFKRREIPNLNKYLSTIVFTSYQAKDGSEISGYIDLECSWRHAGSDIKKIDWKCVFEGRCRVKAMPHHLSYSNPRYNMVKYTDSDNYLVMHDHHYGLLFMHKGDRKIVTVGGQYNLYSKNAKRSMVYSPKLGYVVFYDHIVRKKV
- the LOC117901979 gene encoding glutamate receptor ionotropic, kainate 2 isoform X1, which translates into the protein MWPLYNLYLVLCLLSLARARQHFMVGSIFTSDKDEAEIAFRTAVDRANILERNIELVPIVVYANTDDSFIMEKMVCNLISQGVIAIFGPSTGSSSDIIASICNTLDIPHIVYDWLPNESIPDRQHSTMTLNVHPDNLLLSQGFAEIVQSFGWRSFTIIYEGDRELQQLQDILQIGEPSNMPTTMKQLGPDEDFRPFLKEIKLSTDNCLIVHCSPTNLLSLLQQANELKMLGEYQSVFIPLLDTHTVDFGDLSGVDANITTVRLMDPTDFHIKNVIHDWEEREKREGRYYKVEPGRVKTMMILINDAVWLFSKGLTELGILEELTAPEVECKRKKSWPHGRRIIEFMKARSDEASTGRIDFNEYGQRSFFTLRFMEVNAGGYLDLATWDPVNGLDILNDDEESEKRVGQKLSNKTFIISSRLGAPFLTLKEPEEGEVLYGNARYEGYSIDLIDAIAQMLNFKYEFRMSPDGRYGSLNQATQTWDGIVKQLIDGNADLGICDLTMTSSRRQAVDFTPPFMTLGISILFSKPPIPPTDLFSFLSPFSLDVWIYMGSAYLFISLLLFALARMAPDDWENPHPCKEPEEVENIWTIMNTTWLSIGSLMGQGCDILPKAASTRLVTGMWWFFALMMLNSYTANLAAFLTNSRQGNSISSAEDLAAQTKIKYGAMLGGSTLGFFRDSNFTTYQKMWTAMESASPSVFTKTNDEGVERVQKGKNLYAFMMESTTLEYNVERKCDLVQIGGWLDYKSYGIAMPFNSPYRKQISGAVLKLGELGNLAELKRKWWKEMHGGGSCEKSEDGGGDTPELGLENVGGVFLVLGLGLLSAMVLGCTEFFWNVKSVAIEEKISLKEALRSEALFAMKIWITTKPVHTSSGSGSSSSSSSSSSSSKSGKSRSSRSKPSSKSQPLSMKSLKSLVEPDVEASVHNKLKKIGSMFSLKSHKTATPPPEIGWKVDKSTQMDEVLDEPEEEPEIMPLPEQPHHRHHHHHHHHRHHHHHQQEQEQQLEQDLEAAKNQRTSKLSNGVP
- the LOC117901979 gene encoding glutamate receptor ionotropic, kainate 2 isoform X2, giving the protein MEKMVCNLISQGVIAIFGPSTGSSSDIIASICNTLDIPHIVYDWLPNESIPDRQHSTMTLNVHPDNLLLSQGFAEIVQSFGWRSFTIIYEGDRELQQLQDILQIGEPSNMPTTMKQLGPDEDFRPFLKEIKLSTDNCLIVHCSPTNLLSLLQQANELKMLGEYQSVFIPLLDTHTVDFGDLSGVDANITTVRLMDPTDFHIKNVIHDWEEREKREGRYYKVEPGRVKTMMILINDAVWLFSKGLTELGILEELTAPEVECKRKKSWPHGRRIIEFMKARSDEASTGRIDFNEYGQRSFFTLRFMEVNAGGYLDLATWDPVNGLDILNDDEESEKRVGQKLSNKTFIISSRLGAPFLTLKEPEEGEVLYGNARYEGYSIDLIDAIAQMLNFKYEFRMSPDGRYGSLNQATQTWDGIVKQLIDGNADLGICDLTMTSSRRQAVDFTPPFMTLGISILFSKPPIPPTDLFSFLSPFSLDVWIYMGSAYLFISLLLFALARMAPDDWENPHPCKEPEEVENIWTIMNTTWLSIGSLMGQGCDILPKAASTRLVTGMWWFFALMMLNSYTANLAAFLTNSRQGNSISSAEDLAAQTKIKYGAMLGGSTLGFFRDSNFTTYQKMWTAMESASPSVFTKTNDEGVERVQKGKNLYAFMMESTTLEYNVERKCDLVQIGGWLDYKSYGIAMPFNSPYRKQISGAVLKLGELGNLAELKRKWWKEMHGGGSCEKSEDGGGDTPELGLENVGGVFLVLGLGLLSAMVLGCTEFFWNVKSVAIEEKISLKEALRSEALFAMKIWITTKPVHTSSGSGSSSSSSSSSSSSKSGKSRSSRSKPSSKSQPLSMKSLKSLVEPDVEASVHNKLKKIGSMFSLKSHKTATPPPEIGWKVDKSTQMDEVLDEPEEEPEIMPLPEQPHHRHHHHHHHHRHHHHHQQEQEQQLEQDLEAAKNQRTSKLSNGVP